In Quercus robur chromosome 11, dhQueRobu3.1, whole genome shotgun sequence, the following proteins share a genomic window:
- the LOC126705329 gene encoding MADS-box protein SVP-like isoform X6, whose protein sequence is MCDQLSGKMTRKKIQIKKIDNTTARQVTFSKRRRGLFKKAFELSTLCDADIALIVFSATGKLFEYASSSMQQVIERHNLHSDNLGKMDQPSLELQLENSTSYTMLSKEIEEKTRELRKIKGEELHGMDIEELRKLEKVLEVGLSRVVETKGERFLEEITVLQRKGAQLMAENQRFKQMENMFSTQTHVLEQGRSSESISNICNSSDPPQDNDSSDTSLKLGLKGLPLISHPGVSTRRSIHGPKGWTLRNKCGIRICCKFS, encoded by the exons ATGTGTGATCAGTTATCAGGGAAAATGACGAGGAAGAAAATTCAGATTAAGAAGATCGACAACACGACGGCAAGGCAGGTGACTTTCTCAAAGAGGAGGAGGGGGCTTTTTAAGAAAGCTTTTGAGCTCTCTACTCTCTGCGATGCTGATATTGCTCTCATAGTCTTTTCTGCAACTGGAAAGCTCTTTGAGTACGCCAGCTCAAG TATGCAGCAGGTAATTGAAAGACATAATCTACACTCAGATAATCTTGGAAAAATGGACCAACCGTCTCTTGAGTTGCAG CTTGAGAACAGTACCTCCTACACCATGTTGAGCAAGGAAATTGAGGAGAAAACACGTGAACTGAG GAAAATTAAGGGAGAAGAGCTCCATGGAATGGATATAGAAGAATTACGGAAACTAGAGAAAGTGCTTGAAGTAGGCTTGAGCCGTGTCGTAGAAACAAAG GGTGAAAGATTTCTGGAAGAGATCACTGTCCTTCAGCGAAAG GGAGCCCAACTGATGGCAGAAAACCAACGATTTAAACAG ATGGAGAATATGTTTAGCACTCAAACACATGTACTTGAACAAGGTCGGTCATCTGAGTCAATCAGCAATATTTGCAACTCATCTGATCCTCCTCAAGACAATGACAGTTCAGACACTTCTCTCAAGTTGGG ACTCAAGGGTTTGCCCCTGATCAGTCATCCTGGGGTTTCAACCAGGAGAAGCATTCATGGTCCGAAAG GGTGGACCCTCAGAAATAAATGTGGCATTAGAATTTGCTGTAAATTCTCTTGA
- the LOC126705329 gene encoding MADS-box protein SVP-like isoform X2, translating to MCDQLSGKMTRKKIQIKKIDNTTARQVTFSKRRRGLFKKAFELSTLCDADIALIVFSATGKLFEYASSSMQQVIERHNLHSDNLGKMDQPSLELQLENSTSYTMLSKEIEEKTRELRKIKGEELHGMDIEELRKLEKVLEVGLSRVVETKGERFLEEITVLQRKGAQLMAENQRFKQMENMFSTQTHVLEQGRSSESISNICNSSDPPQDNDSSDTSLKLGLKGLPLISHPGVSTRRSIHGPKGWTLRNKCGIKVRTSSARSLEQLLKGLPLIIHPGVSTRRSIHGPEGWTLRNKCGIRICCKFS from the exons ATGTGTGATCAGTTATCAGGGAAAATGACGAGGAAGAAAATTCAGATTAAGAAGATCGACAACACGACGGCAAGGCAGGTGACTTTCTCAAAGAGGAGGAGGGGGCTTTTTAAGAAAGCTTTTGAGCTCTCTACTCTCTGCGATGCTGATATTGCTCTCATAGTCTTTTCTGCAACTGGAAAGCTCTTTGAGTACGCCAGCTCAAG TATGCAGCAGGTAATTGAAAGACATAATCTACACTCAGATAATCTTGGAAAAATGGACCAACCGTCTCTTGAGTTGCAG CTTGAGAACAGTACCTCCTACACCATGTTGAGCAAGGAAATTGAGGAGAAAACACGTGAACTGAG GAAAATTAAGGGAGAAGAGCTCCATGGAATGGATATAGAAGAATTACGGAAACTAGAGAAAGTGCTTGAAGTAGGCTTGAGCCGTGTCGTAGAAACAAAG GGTGAAAGATTTCTGGAAGAGATCACTGTCCTTCAGCGAAAG GGAGCCCAACTGATGGCAGAAAACCAACGATTTAAACAG ATGGAGAATATGTTTAGCACTCAAACACATGTACTTGAACAAGGTCGGTCATCTGAGTCAATCAGCAATATTTGCAACTCATCTGATCCTCCTCAAGACAATGACAGTTCAGACACTTCTCTCAAGTTGGG ACTCAAGGGTTTGCCCCTGATCAGTCATCCTGGGGTTTCAACCAGGAGAAGCATTCATGGTCCGAAAG GGTGGACCCTCAGAAATAAATGTGGCATTAAAGTTAGAACCAGCTCAGCTAGAAGCCTAGAACAGTT ACTCAAGGGTTTGCCCCTGATCATTCATCCTGGGGTTTCAACCAGGAGAAGCATTCATGGTCCGGAAG GGTGGACCCTCAGAAATAAATGTGGCATTAGAATTTGCTGTAAATTCTCTTGA
- the LOC126705329 gene encoding MADS-box protein SVP-like isoform X1 translates to MCDQLSGKMTRKKIQIKKIDNTTARQVTFSKRRRGLFKKAFELSTLCDADIALIVFSATGKLFEYASSSMQQVIERHNLHSDNLGKMDQPSLELQLENSTSYTMLSKEIEEKTRELRKIKGEELHGMDIEELRKLEKVLEVGLSRVVETKGERFLEEITVLQRKGAQLMAENQRFKQMENMFSTQTHVLEQGRSSESISNICNSSDPPQDNDSSDTSLKLGLKGLPLISHPGVSTRRSIHGPKGWTLRNKCGIKVRTSSARSLEQLLKGLPLIIHPGVSTRRSIHGPEGWTLRNKCGIRICCKFS, encoded by the exons ATGTGTGATCAGTTATCAGGGAAAATGACGAGGAAGAAAATTCAGATTAAGAAGATCGACAACACGACGGCAAGGCAGGTGACTTTCTCAAAGAGGAGGAGGGGGCTTTTTAAGAAAGCTTTTGAGCTCTCTACTCTCTGCGATGCTGATATTGCTCTCATAGTCTTTTCTGCAACTGGAAAGCTCTTTGAGTACGCCAGCTCAAG TATGCAGCAGGTAATTGAAAGACATAATCTACACTCAGATAATCTTGGAAAAATGGACCAACCGTCTCTTGAGTTGCAG CTTGAGAACAGTACCTCCTACACCATGTTGAGCAAGGAAATTGAGGAGAAAACACGTGAACTGAG GAAAATTAAGGGAGAAGAGCTCCATGGAATGGATATAGAAGAATTACGGAAACTAGAGAAAGTGCTTGAAGTAGGCTTGAGCCGTGTCGTAGAAACAAAG GGTGAAAGATTTCTGGAAGAGATCACTGTCCTTCAGCGAAAG GGAGCCCAACTGATGGCAGAAAACCAACGATTTAAACAG ATGGAGAATATGTTTAGCACTCAAACACATGTACTTGAACAAGGTCGGTCATCTGAGTCAATCAGCAATATTTGCAACTCATCTGATCCTCCTCAAGACAATGACAGTTCAGACACTTCTCTCAAGTTGGG ACTCAAGGGTTTGCCCCTGATCAGTCATCCTGGGGTTTCAACCAGGAGAAGCATTCATGGTCCGAAAG GGTGGACCCTCAGAAATAAATGTGGCATTAAAGTTAGAACCAGCTCAGCTAGAAGCCTAGAACAGTT ACTCAAGGGTTTGCCCCTGATCATTCATCCTGGGGTTTCAACCAGGAGAAGCATTCATGGTCCGGAAG
- the LOC126705329 gene encoding MADS-box protein SVP-like isoform X4: MCDQLSGKMTRKKIQIKKIDNTTARQVTFSKRRRGLFKKAFELSTLCDADIALIVFSATGKLFEYASSSMQQVIERHNLHSDNLGKMDQPSLELQLENSTSYTMLSKEIEEKTRELRKIKGEELHGMDIEELRKLEKVLEVGLSRVVETKGERFLEEITVLQRKGAQLMAENQRFKQMENMFSTQTHVLEQGRSSESISNICNSSDPPQDNDSSDTSLKLGLKGLPLISHPGVSTRRSIHGPKGWTLRNKCGIRICCKFS, translated from the exons ATGTGTGATCAGTTATCAGGGAAAATGACGAGGAAGAAAATTCAGATTAAGAAGATCGACAACACGACGGCAAGGCAGGTGACTTTCTCAAAGAGGAGGAGGGGGCTTTTTAAGAAAGCTTTTGAGCTCTCTACTCTCTGCGATGCTGATATTGCTCTCATAGTCTTTTCTGCAACTGGAAAGCTCTTTGAGTACGCCAGCTCAAG TATGCAGCAGGTAATTGAAAGACATAATCTACACTCAGATAATCTTGGAAAAATGGACCAACCGTCTCTTGAGTTGCAG CTTGAGAACAGTACCTCCTACACCATGTTGAGCAAGGAAATTGAGGAGAAAACACGTGAACTGAG GAAAATTAAGGGAGAAGAGCTCCATGGAATGGATATAGAAGAATTACGGAAACTAGAGAAAGTGCTTGAAGTAGGCTTGAGCCGTGTCGTAGAAACAAAG GGTGAAAGATTTCTGGAAGAGATCACTGTCCTTCAGCGAAAG GGAGCCCAACTGATGGCAGAAAACCAACGATTTAAACAG ATGGAGAATATGTTTAGCACTCAAACACATGTACTTGAACAAGGTCGGTCATCTGAGTCAATCAGCAATATTTGCAACTCATCTGATCCTCCTCAAGACAATGACAGTTCAGACACTTCTCTCAAGTTGGG ACTCAAGGGTTTGCCCCTGATCAGTCATCCTGGGGTTTCAACCAGGAGAAGCATTCATGGTCCGAAAG
- the LOC126705329 gene encoding MADS-box protein SVP-like isoform X7, translated as MCDQLSGKMTRKKIQIKKIDNTTARQVTFSKRRRGLFKKAFELSTLCDADIALIVFSATGKLFEYASSSMQQVIERHNLHSDNLGKMDQPSLELQLENSTSYTMLSKEIEEKTRELRKIKGEELHGMDIEELRKLEKVLEVGLSRVVETKGERFLEEITVLQRKGAQLMAENQRFKQMENMFSTQTHVLEQGRSSESISNICNSSDPPQDNDSSDTSLKLGLKGLPLIIHPGVSTRRSIHGPEGWTLRNKCGIRICCKFS; from the exons ATGTGTGATCAGTTATCAGGGAAAATGACGAGGAAGAAAATTCAGATTAAGAAGATCGACAACACGACGGCAAGGCAGGTGACTTTCTCAAAGAGGAGGAGGGGGCTTTTTAAGAAAGCTTTTGAGCTCTCTACTCTCTGCGATGCTGATATTGCTCTCATAGTCTTTTCTGCAACTGGAAAGCTCTTTGAGTACGCCAGCTCAAG TATGCAGCAGGTAATTGAAAGACATAATCTACACTCAGATAATCTTGGAAAAATGGACCAACCGTCTCTTGAGTTGCAG CTTGAGAACAGTACCTCCTACACCATGTTGAGCAAGGAAATTGAGGAGAAAACACGTGAACTGAG GAAAATTAAGGGAGAAGAGCTCCATGGAATGGATATAGAAGAATTACGGAAACTAGAGAAAGTGCTTGAAGTAGGCTTGAGCCGTGTCGTAGAAACAAAG GGTGAAAGATTTCTGGAAGAGATCACTGTCCTTCAGCGAAAG GGAGCCCAACTGATGGCAGAAAACCAACGATTTAAACAG ATGGAGAATATGTTTAGCACTCAAACACATGTACTTGAACAAGGTCGGTCATCTGAGTCAATCAGCAATATTTGCAACTCATCTGATCCTCCTCAAGACAATGACAGTTCAGACACTTCTCTCAAGTTGGG ACTCAAGGGTTTGCCCCTGATCATTCATCCTGGGGTTTCAACCAGGAGAAGCATTCATGGTCCGGAAG GGTGGACCCTCAGAAATAAATGTGGCATTAGAATTTGCTGTAAATTCTCTTGA
- the LOC126705329 gene encoding MADS-box protein SVP-like isoform X5, whose translation MCDQLSGKMTRKKIQIKKIDNTTARQVTFSKRRRGLFKKAFELSTLCDADIALIVFSATGKLFEYASSSMQQVIERHNLHSDNLGKMDQPSLELQLENSTSYTMLSKEIEEKTRELRKIKGEELHGMDIEELRKLEKVLEVGLSRVVETKGERFLEEITVLQRKGAQLMAENQRFKQMENMFSTQTHVLEQGRSSESISNICNSSDPPQDNDSSDTSLKLGLKGLPLIIHPGVSTRRSIHGPEGWTLRNKCGIRICCKFS comes from the exons ATGTGTGATCAGTTATCAGGGAAAATGACGAGGAAGAAAATTCAGATTAAGAAGATCGACAACACGACGGCAAGGCAGGTGACTTTCTCAAAGAGGAGGAGGGGGCTTTTTAAGAAAGCTTTTGAGCTCTCTACTCTCTGCGATGCTGATATTGCTCTCATAGTCTTTTCTGCAACTGGAAAGCTCTTTGAGTACGCCAGCTCAAG TATGCAGCAGGTAATTGAAAGACATAATCTACACTCAGATAATCTTGGAAAAATGGACCAACCGTCTCTTGAGTTGCAG CTTGAGAACAGTACCTCCTACACCATGTTGAGCAAGGAAATTGAGGAGAAAACACGTGAACTGAG GAAAATTAAGGGAGAAGAGCTCCATGGAATGGATATAGAAGAATTACGGAAACTAGAGAAAGTGCTTGAAGTAGGCTTGAGCCGTGTCGTAGAAACAAAG GGTGAAAGATTTCTGGAAGAGATCACTGTCCTTCAGCGAAAG GGAGCCCAACTGATGGCAGAAAACCAACGATTTAAACAG ATGGAGAATATGTTTAGCACTCAAACACATGTACTTGAACAAGGTCGGTCATCTGAGTCAATCAGCAATATTTGCAACTCATCTGATCCTCCTCAAGACAATGACAGTTCAGACACTTCTCTCAAGTTGGG ACTCAAGGGTTTGCCCCTGATCATTCATCCTGGGGTTTCAACCAGGAGAAGCATTCATGGTCCGGAAG
- the LOC126705329 gene encoding MADS-box protein SVP-like isoform X3, with amino-acid sequence MTRKKIQIKKIDNTTARQVTFSKRRRGLFKKAFELSTLCDADIALIVFSATGKLFEYASSSMQQVIERHNLHSDNLGKMDQPSLELQLENSTSYTMLSKEIEEKTRELRKIKGEELHGMDIEELRKLEKVLEVGLSRVVETKGERFLEEITVLQRKGAQLMAENQRFKQMENMFSTQTHVLEQGRSSESISNICNSSDPPQDNDSSDTSLKLGLKGLPLISHPGVSTRRSIHGPKGWTLRNKCGIKVRTSSARSLEQLLKGLPLIIHPGVSTRRSIHGPEGWTLRNKCGIRICCKFS; translated from the exons ATGACGAGGAAGAAAATTCAGATTAAGAAGATCGACAACACGACGGCAAGGCAGGTGACTTTCTCAAAGAGGAGGAGGGGGCTTTTTAAGAAAGCTTTTGAGCTCTCTACTCTCTGCGATGCTGATATTGCTCTCATAGTCTTTTCTGCAACTGGAAAGCTCTTTGAGTACGCCAGCTCAAG TATGCAGCAGGTAATTGAAAGACATAATCTACACTCAGATAATCTTGGAAAAATGGACCAACCGTCTCTTGAGTTGCAG CTTGAGAACAGTACCTCCTACACCATGTTGAGCAAGGAAATTGAGGAGAAAACACGTGAACTGAG GAAAATTAAGGGAGAAGAGCTCCATGGAATGGATATAGAAGAATTACGGAAACTAGAGAAAGTGCTTGAAGTAGGCTTGAGCCGTGTCGTAGAAACAAAG GGTGAAAGATTTCTGGAAGAGATCACTGTCCTTCAGCGAAAG GGAGCCCAACTGATGGCAGAAAACCAACGATTTAAACAG ATGGAGAATATGTTTAGCACTCAAACACATGTACTTGAACAAGGTCGGTCATCTGAGTCAATCAGCAATATTTGCAACTCATCTGATCCTCCTCAAGACAATGACAGTTCAGACACTTCTCTCAAGTTGGG ACTCAAGGGTTTGCCCCTGATCAGTCATCCTGGGGTTTCAACCAGGAGAAGCATTCATGGTCCGAAAG GGTGGACCCTCAGAAATAAATGTGGCATTAAAGTTAGAACCAGCTCAGCTAGAAGCCTAGAACAGTT ACTCAAGGGTTTGCCCCTGATCATTCATCCTGGGGTTTCAACCAGGAGAAGCATTCATGGTCCGGAAG